From one Chlamydiifrater phoenicopteri genomic stretch:
- the dapF gene encoding diaminopimelate epimerase yields the protein MNGSYRKYSGAGNTFTICEEDLSDEEGSLLSRTVGTDGLLVLSKSSFADVRVRIFNSDGSLAEMCGNGLRCLVFHVANQRGLSEVSVETSSGIYKALVSSSGKVTVDMTREDWRFRPVSLGRSFFPESRMFYLNTGVPHLVVFLPNVLSDEEVFDYGRKLRWHDAFSPTGVNVNFATFIGNKEVRVSTYERGLERESLACGTGAVAVALSAMFLQPLGHEVYVKTKSGAVLVVEFSEDRKKVLLTGPVKEIAPEEEKALV from the coding sequence ATGAACGGTTCTTACAGAAAATATTCGGGGGCAGGGAATACCTTTACTATTTGTGAAGAGGATCTTTCTGATGAAGAAGGTTCTCTTTTAAGCAGAACCGTAGGGACTGACGGTCTTCTAGTTTTATCAAAGTCCTCTTTTGCAGATGTGCGAGTCCGTATCTTCAATAGTGATGGATCTTTGGCGGAGATGTGCGGAAATGGTTTGCGCTGCCTGGTTTTTCATGTAGCAAATCAACGAGGACTATCCGAGGTAAGTGTAGAGACTTCTTCTGGTATTTACAAAGCTTTGGTGTCTTCTTCGGGGAAAGTAACTGTCGACATGACCAGAGAGGATTGGAGATTTCGTCCAGTCTCTCTTGGTAGGAGTTTTTTCCCGGAGAGCCGTATGTTTTACTTGAATACGGGAGTTCCTCATTTAGTCGTATTTTTACCTAACGTTCTTTCTGATGAAGAAGTGTTTGATTACGGAAGAAAACTTCGTTGGCATGATGCTTTTTCTCCTACAGGGGTCAATGTTAACTTTGCAACGTTTATTGGCAATAAGGAAGTTCGAGTGTCTACGTACGAAAGGGGGCTGGAAAGAGAATCTTTAGCATGTGGAACCGGTGCAGTAGCGGTTGCTTTGTCAGCAATGTTTTTACAACCTCTTGGTCATGAAGTCTATGTTAAAACAAAATCTGGGGCTGTTCTGGTCGTAGAATTTTCTGAAGATAGAAAAAAAGTTTTGTTAACGGGACCTGTTAAAGAAATTGCTCCTGAGGAAGAGAAAGCCCTTGTTTAA
- a CDS encoding ATP-dependent Clp protease proteolytic subunit has translation MPSNEESFHNLRDVIERKILESRRIFFCEPVTEKSSSEAIRKLWFLEMMDPGKPITFVINSPGGSVDAGFAVWDQIKMITSPVTTVVTGLAASMGSVLSLCAEPGRRFATPNARIMIHQPSIGGAITGQATDLDIHAREILKTKARLVDLYEKATKQPRDVIEKAIDRDTWMTADEAKDFGLLDGVLFSFNDL, from the coding sequence ATGCCTTCCAACGAAGAATCTTTTCATAATTTGCGAGACGTTATTGAGCGCAAAATTTTGGAGTCGAGACGTATCTTTTTTTGCGAGCCTGTAACGGAAAAAAGCTCTTCGGAAGCAATCAGAAAACTCTGGTTTCTTGAAATGATGGATCCTGGGAAGCCTATTACTTTTGTTATTAATAGTCCTGGGGGGTCAGTAGATGCTGGTTTTGCTGTTTGGGATCAGATAAAAATGATTACTTCTCCTGTTACTACTGTAGTTACGGGGCTTGCGGCGTCTATGGGTTCTGTCTTGAGTCTGTGTGCAGAACCCGGCCGCCGTTTTGCAACTCCCAATGCTCGTATTATGATTCATCAGCCATCTATTGGTGGAGCTATAACTGGGCAGGCTACGGACTTAGATATTCACGCGAGAGAGATTTTGAAAACTAAAGCTCGTTTGGTAGATCTTTATGAGAAGGCGACCAAACAACCTAGAGATGTTATAGAGAAAGCTATCGATCGGGACACATGGATGACGGCTGATGAAGCCAAAGACTTTGGACTTTTAGATGGCGTGTTGTTTTCTTTTAACGATTTGTAA
- a CDS encoding glycine hydroxymethyltransferase, whose amino-acid sequence MSTLLRNFFDKGSIPKDKMAAVAYLASLDHLLQHVPSIGKKIIDELKAQRSRLKLIASENYSSISVQLAMGNLLTDKYSEGSPFRRFYSCCENVDAIEWDCAETAKELFGAEYASVQPHCGADANLLAVMAILNDRVQGEIVSRMGYKTINNLSEEEYDSLRKELTDVVCLGPSMNSGGHLTHGDVRLNIISKLVKCRCYGVNLETERFDYDDIARRAKEVKPKIFIAGYSAYPRRLDFSILRQIADDVGAVLIADIAHFAGLVAGGVFSGGENPVPYADILTTTTHKTLRGPRGGLVLAKAAFASTLDKACPMMMGGPLPHVIAAKAVALKEALSVDFKKYAHAVVENARALADRLMAGGLRLLTGGTDNHMVLIDVSAIGLTGRIAEDILGAVGISVNRNSIPTDQPGKWDTSGIRLGTSALTTLGMGVHEMHEIADILVKVLRNIVVKHNVDGNSKKKFGELPDNISQEAKSRVLDLLSRFPLYPEIDLSVLEQ is encoded by the coding sequence ATGTCTACTCTCTTGAGAAATTTTTTTGATAAAGGATCTATTCCTAAAGATAAAATGGCCGCAGTGGCTTATTTAGCCTCCTTAGATCATCTGTTGCAGCACGTCCCTTCTATAGGGAAGAAAATTATTGATGAGTTAAAGGCTCAGAGATCTCGATTGAAACTTATAGCTTCTGAAAATTACTCTTCAATTTCCGTGCAGTTGGCTATGGGAAATTTGTTGACGGACAAGTATTCAGAAGGTAGTCCTTTTAGACGTTTCTATTCTTGCTGCGAAAATGTTGATGCCATTGAGTGGGATTGTGCGGAAACTGCTAAAGAATTGTTTGGCGCAGAATACGCTTCTGTGCAACCACATTGTGGAGCAGATGCGAATCTACTTGCTGTCATGGCTATTTTAAATGATAGGGTTCAGGGGGAAATCGTTTCCAGAATGGGGTATAAGACGATAAATAATCTTTCTGAAGAAGAGTATGACAGTTTGCGCAAAGAATTGACAGATGTCGTATGTTTAGGCCCCTCTATGAACTCTGGAGGACATTTAACTCACGGAGATGTGAGATTAAATATTATTTCTAAGCTTGTAAAATGCAGATGTTACGGCGTAAACCTGGAAACGGAACGATTTGATTACGATGATATAGCTCGTAGAGCAAAAGAAGTTAAACCTAAGATTTTTATTGCAGGTTATTCAGCTTATCCGCGTCGATTAGATTTTTCTATCCTTAGACAAATAGCAGATGACGTGGGGGCCGTTCTCATTGCAGATATAGCACACTTTGCAGGATTGGTTGCTGGGGGAGTGTTCTCTGGAGGGGAAAACCCTGTGCCCTATGCAGATATCTTAACAACTACAACTCACAAAACCTTAAGAGGCCCTCGAGGCGGTTTAGTATTGGCCAAGGCGGCTTTTGCCTCTACTTTAGATAAAGCTTGCCCCATGATGATGGGAGGTCCCTTGCCTCATGTAATCGCAGCAAAGGCTGTGGCTCTTAAAGAGGCCTTATCTGTGGACTTCAAAAAATATGCTCATGCAGTTGTGGAAAATGCCAGAGCTTTGGCTGACAGGTTAATGGCTGGAGGGTTACGATTGTTAACGGGTGGAACAGACAATCACATGGTTCTCATTGATGTTTCCGCAATAGGCCTTACAGGAAGAATTGCTGAGGATATTTTGGGAGCTGTAGGTATTTCTGTTAACAGGAACTCTATTCCAACGGATCAGCCTGGTAAATGGGATACTTCAGGTATTCGTTTGGGAACCTCTGCTTTGACAACTCTCGGAATGGGAGTTCATGAGATGCACGAAATAGCAGATATTCTCGTTAAAGTGTTGCGAAATATTGTTGTGAAACATAATGTCGACGGTAACAGTAAGAAGAAATTTGGGGAGCTTCCAGATAACATCAGTCAGGAAGCTAAATCACGGGTTCTCGATTTGTTATCCCGGTTCCCGTTGTATCCAGAAATAGATCTTAGCGTTCTTGAACAGTAA
- a CDS encoding uroporphyrinogen-III synthase has protein sequence MKKISSPNNRSRKKLYLGQNRHTASSLGADFFPILSVKKMSASSPKIRHLFKSIPSSTHVLITSPSSAKIFAKTALSFGYRRHLKKLHYLSIGHVTSQTLRTYISPSLSIEESEAPLAESLALLIPSLPSDSMVLYPSSSLARNLLLNTLISNKTLHKHCFLYRMIPNKLPQHYLNHYEEFLFTSPSGVRAYAKQHPFMEKKSYSCIGEITAQELLKYCSKVSFFN, from the coding sequence ATGAAAAAAATTTCTTCCCCAAACAACCGATCCCGAAAAAAACTATACCTAGGACAAAATCGACACACAGCCTCTTCATTGGGAGCAGATTTTTTCCCCATTCTATCTGTAAAAAAAATGTCCGCATCCTCGCCAAAAATCCGCCATCTCTTCAAAAGCATCCCCTCTTCCACACATGTGCTTATAACAAGTCCTTCTTCAGCAAAAATCTTCGCAAAGACAGCCTTATCCTTTGGATACCGACGACACCTAAAAAAACTTCATTATCTGTCCATAGGACATGTTACTTCTCAAACTTTAAGAACCTACATCTCCCCCTCTCTTTCAATTGAAGAATCTGAAGCTCCTTTAGCAGAAAGTCTAGCCTTACTGATACCTTCTCTTCCTTCTGATTCTATGGTCCTCTACCCTTCTTCTTCACTAGCTAGGAATCTTCTTTTGAACACATTAATTTCCAATAAAACACTACATAAACACTGTTTTCTTTATAGAATGATTCCAAACAAACTCCCTCAACATTATTTGAATCATTATGAAGAATTCTTATTTACAAGCCCATCCGGAGTGAGAGCATACGCCAAACAGCACCCGTTTATGGAAAAAAAATCATATTCTTGCATTGGAGAAATTACTGCCCAAGAGCTTCTAAAATATTGCAGCAAAGTTTCCTTCTTTAATTAA
- the cdsZ gene encoding zinc ribbon domain regulatory protein CdsZ: MQDAFQVILNIQELDIKMIRLMRVKQEHRKELSKVQSLKTDIRRKVSEKEEEVSILREKIREGEARIQEVSEQINKLESQQAAVKKMDEFNALTQEMTNASKERRALEHQVSDLMDKQAAVEDLVVSLRESLHSTESSSEAIEKEITESIRKINEEGRSLLEQRSELTQQSNPELFKIYERLLKNKLDRVIVPIENRVCSGCHIVLTPQHENLVRKKDRLIFCEHCSRILYWQESSENLQEGTTKRRRRKATV; encoded by the coding sequence ATGCAAGACGCTTTTCAAGTCATTCTCAACATCCAAGAACTTGATATCAAAATGATCCGTCTCATGCGAGTAAAACAAGAACATCGCAAAGAGCTCTCAAAAGTCCAGTCCTTAAAGACAGATATTCGGAGAAAAGTTTCAGAAAAAGAAGAGGAAGTCTCTATTCTTCGAGAAAAGATTAGAGAAGGCGAGGCTCGTATTCAGGAAGTTTCTGAACAAATTAATAAGTTAGAAAGCCAGCAGGCTGCCGTGAAGAAAATGGATGAGTTCAATGCGCTCACTCAAGAAATGACTAATGCTAGCAAAGAGCGTCGCGCCCTTGAACATCAGGTCAGCGACTTAATGGACAAGCAAGCTGCTGTCGAAGATCTTGTAGTATCTCTAAGAGAGAGCTTACATTCCACAGAATCAAGCAGCGAGGCCATCGAAAAAGAAATAACTGAAAGCATCCGAAAAATTAACGAAGAAGGCCGCTCTCTTCTGGAACAACGGTCTGAGCTAACCCAGCAGAGCAACCCAGAATTGTTTAAAATTTACGAGCGTTTATTAAAGAATAAATTAGACAGGGTCATCGTGCCTATAGAGAATCGTGTGTGCAGCGGGTGTCATATTGTCCTCACCCCTCAGCATGAAAATCTTGTAAGAAAAAAAGATCGCTTAATTTTTTGTGAACATTGCTCTCGAATTCTTTACTGGCAGGAATCTTCGGAAAATCTTCAAGAGGGTACAACAAAACGTCGTCGTCGAAAAGCTACTGTTTAA
- a CDS encoding KpsF/GutQ family sugar-phosphate isomerase, translating to MFESRGVECCYLVMKEVLSLQKLGMDVFFSSFDFNFALPLIEKILGSSGNIFFSGVGKSGFIARKIAATFQSFGERAFFLNAGDVLHGDLGVIREGDIVVLLSNSGETEELVKQVPYFQNKGCEVFVVTSGAYSRMAFLANSVIVLPSAKEIDAFNLAPTTSTQYQLLLGDFLAATIARVRKLSFEDYGNNHPAGTIGLRANVKVEDIMSPLSCVPTCTANCSVRDVLEIISLGGFGCVLILSSEGILEGIFTDGDLRRTLKEKEKDFLDLPITSVMTSNPRLVLGEASIHDALEDMEAGSPVTVLPVVDSLKTRRVVGLLHMHTLARQGLLL from the coding sequence ATGTTTGAAAGCCGAGGAGTGGAATGTTGTTATCTAGTTATGAAAGAAGTTCTGTCCTTGCAAAAGTTGGGAATGGATGTTTTTTTCTCCTCCTTCGATTTCAACTTCGCCTTGCCGTTAATAGAAAAAATATTAGGTAGTTCGGGGAACATATTTTTTTCTGGTGTCGGCAAAAGCGGATTTATCGCTCGAAAGATTGCAGCTACTTTTCAGTCTTTTGGCGAAAGAGCTTTTTTTTTGAATGCAGGAGATGTTCTTCACGGAGATCTTGGTGTTATTCGTGAGGGTGATATTGTCGTATTACTTTCCAATAGTGGTGAGACGGAGGAGCTAGTAAAACAAGTGCCTTATTTTCAAAATAAGGGCTGTGAGGTTTTTGTCGTCACTTCCGGGGCTTACTCTAGAATGGCTTTTCTTGCGAACTCTGTGATAGTTCTTCCATCTGCAAAAGAGATAGATGCTTTTAATTTAGCGCCAACAACTTCTACTCAATATCAACTTTTGTTAGGAGACTTTTTGGCTGCGACAATTGCTCGAGTTCGGAAACTGTCTTTCGAAGATTATGGAAACAATCACCCAGCAGGAACCATTGGGCTCCGTGCTAATGTAAAGGTAGAGGATATTATGTCTCCATTGTCTTGTGTCCCTACTTGTACTGCAAATTGCTCTGTACGCGATGTTTTAGAGATTATTTCTTTGGGAGGATTTGGTTGTGTGCTTATTTTAAGCTCCGAAGGGATTTTAGAAGGTATTTTTACTGATGGGGATTTACGAAGGACTTTGAAAGAGAAAGAAAAGGACTTTCTTGATCTTCCTATAACAAGTGTTATGACTAGCAATCCTCGTTTAGTATTGGGTGAAGCTTCTATACATGACGCTTTGGAAGATATGGAGGCTGGATCCCCCGTTACAGTGCTGCCTGTAGTAGACTCCTTAAAAACTCGTCGAGTGGTAGGGCTTCTTCATATGCATACCTTAGCTCGCCAAGGACTTTTACTATAA
- a CDS encoding dihydrolipoamide acetyltransferase family protein codes for MVFLFKFPKIGETSAGGIVVRWFKQEGDSVSADEPLVEVSTDKIATELPSPVSGKLVAILAKEGKEVSVSEVLAHIEELPSESKEDFNDKSIEVESNDHKLPEPKHPRFVRRKGTSAWFSPAVLSLAERSGIDLEEIKNIIGTGIDGRITRKDLEKYLLSKDQKRADICSTPVSGESRIPLSPLRRAIASSLVKASDEVPHASLVVDVDVTGMVNLIAEEKNRFLETHGVKLTVTSFIVQCLTKTLQQFPLLNGAMEGDTIIVKKSVNVGIAVNLNKEGVVIPVIRNCQERDLVSIAKTLADLSSRARANKLDLSEVQGGSVTLTNFGMTGALIGMPIIHYPEIAILGVGTIQKRVVVKEDDSLAIRKMMYITLTFDHRVIDGIYGSEFLTALKNRMESVTIS; via the coding sequence ATGGTTTTCTTGTTCAAGTTTCCCAAAATAGGAGAGACCTCCGCAGGAGGTATTGTGGTTCGGTGGTTTAAGCAAGAGGGGGATAGTGTTTCTGCCGATGAGCCTCTGGTAGAAGTTTCTACAGATAAGATCGCTACAGAACTTCCTTCTCCTGTTTCAGGAAAGCTTGTGGCCATTCTTGCTAAGGAAGGCAAAGAAGTTTCTGTTTCGGAAGTTCTTGCTCACATAGAAGAACTTCCTTCGGAGTCGAAGGAAGATTTTAATGATAAGTCTATCGAAGTTGAGAGCAACGATCACAAGTTACCCGAACCAAAACATCCGAGATTTGTCCGAAGAAAAGGAACATCTGCTTGGTTTTCTCCAGCAGTGCTAAGTTTAGCCGAGAGATCCGGAATTGATCTAGAAGAGATCAAAAACATTATTGGAACAGGAATAGATGGAAGAATTACGAGAAAGGACCTGGAAAAATATCTTCTCTCCAAGGATCAAAAAAGAGCAGATATTTGTAGTACGCCTGTTTCAGGGGAAAGTCGTATTCCTCTATCGCCTCTAAGGAGGGCTATAGCTTCTTCTTTAGTAAAAGCCTCAGATGAAGTTCCTCATGCTTCTTTAGTTGTGGATGTTGACGTCACTGGTATGGTTAATTTAATAGCCGAAGAGAAAAATCGTTTCTTAGAGACCCATGGAGTTAAGTTAACAGTTACAAGCTTTATAGTTCAGTGTTTGACAAAAACTTTGCAGCAGTTTCCTCTGTTAAATGGAGCCATGGAAGGAGATACCATCATTGTCAAGAAATCTGTCAATGTGGGGATTGCCGTTAACCTGAATAAAGAAGGTGTGGTTATTCCTGTTATTAGGAATTGTCAGGAGAGAGATCTTGTAAGCATAGCAAAAACGCTAGCCGATCTTTCTTCAAGAGCTCGAGCGAACAAGCTGGACCTTTCTGAAGTGCAAGGTGGTAGTGTTACCTTAACGAACTTTGGAATGACAGGGGCTCTTATAGGCATGCCTATAATACATTATCCAGAAATAGCAATTTTAGGCGTTGGAACCATACAGAAACGAGTCGTTGTTAAGGAAGATGACTCATTGGCTATTAGAAAGATGATGTACATCACACTGACTTTCGATCATAGGGTTATTGATGGCATCTATGGAAGCGAATTTCTAACTGCATTGAAAAATCGTATGGAGTCTGTTACGATTAGCTAG
- a CDS encoding dicarboxylate/amino acid:cation symporter, which produces MKLWMKILIGLLVGVASGLVFGDKAVLVKPVGDVFLNLLSMVVYPLVFASMVVGIASISDLKKLGRIGVKSLGLYLLTTAVAIAIGLFFAILFKPGSGCLIDEVTSWVAPKSNAKVSDIIVNLFPSNPVKSFVEGNILQIIIFSLFLGISIRLAGDKGIALEKFFNSVSEVMLQMINLVMEFAPFGVAASMAWISGIHGINILLQLGKFLAVFYLACFVHAVLVFGSLIRFRCGSSFLGFLRGMMDAIVCAASTASSSATLPVTMRCVSDRIGVSKEITGFVLPLGATVNMNGTAIFQGMAAVFIAQVYGFSLSFYSLVMLVITATFSAVGSAGVPGGGMITLSSVLASVGLPVQGVAILAGIDRLRDIVGTPMNILGDAVVATCVHTGEKDQERATLKSKEARESEMIGLAEGQ; this is translated from the coding sequence ATGAAATTATGGATGAAAATACTAATAGGTTTGCTAGTTGGAGTTGCTTCTGGACTAGTCTTTGGCGATAAAGCCGTATTAGTAAAACCTGTGGGAGATGTTTTTTTAAATCTCTTAAGCATGGTGGTGTATCCACTAGTATTCGCCTCTATGGTTGTCGGAATTGCTTCTATAAGTGATCTTAAAAAATTAGGTCGAATAGGAGTGAAAAGTTTAGGGCTTTATCTTTTAACAACAGCTGTAGCCATAGCTATAGGTTTGTTTTTTGCTATTCTTTTCAAGCCTGGAAGTGGTTGCTTGATAGACGAAGTGACTTCCTGGGTTGCTCCGAAGTCAAATGCTAAAGTATCTGACATCATCGTCAATCTTTTCCCTTCGAATCCAGTTAAGTCTTTTGTTGAAGGGAATATCTTGCAAATCATTATCTTCTCCTTATTCTTAGGAATCTCTATCCGACTTGCAGGAGATAAGGGAATTGCTTTAGAGAAGTTCTTCAATAGTGTCTCAGAGGTTATGTTGCAAATGATAAATTTGGTTATGGAATTTGCTCCCTTTGGTGTAGCAGCGTCTATGGCCTGGATATCTGGGATACACGGCATCAATATTTTATTACAGCTAGGGAAATTTCTGGCTGTCTTTTATTTAGCTTGTTTTGTTCACGCAGTTTTAGTTTTCGGCAGTTTAATACGCTTCCGCTGCGGGAGTTCCTTTTTGGGCTTTTTGCGAGGGATGATGGATGCCATTGTTTGCGCTGCTTCCACAGCAAGTAGCTCTGCCACGCTTCCCGTTACTATGAGATGTGTTTCTGATCGCATAGGAGTCTCTAAAGAAATAACGGGATTCGTTTTGCCTCTAGGAGCCACAGTCAACATGAATGGAACCGCTATTTTTCAAGGTATGGCAGCAGTATTTATTGCTCAGGTATATGGCTTTTCCCTATCTTTTTACAGCCTGGTGATGTTAGTGATTACAGCAACGTTTTCTGCTGTTGGAAGTGCAGGGGTTCCCGGTGGAGGCATGATCACCCTTAGCTCGGTTCTCGCTTCTGTAGGCCTTCCTGTTCAGGGGGTGGCTATTTTAGCCGGGATCGATAGATTAAGGGACATTGTAGGTACCCCAATGAATATTTTAGGAGATGCAGTGGTTGCGACTTGTGTACATACAGGAGAAAAAGATCAAGAGAGAGCCACGTTGAAATCGAAAGAAGCTCGAGAATCTGAAATGATAGGCTTGGCTGAAGGACAGTAA
- the lpxK gene encoding tetraacyldisaccharide 4'-kinase has translation MTPKNVSKDFPSSVFMIYRALSLRLLKRRSSIFTTVLSSIFAFCSRLHKLVFTFKRKVTAGIPVVSVGNIAVGGTGKTPIVVYLLEFFHSKGLQCAVLSRGYKGKLSSRSKSVLVNPSLHTAKEVGDEPLMLSQKIANGFVIIGKNRLLSVKKAEELGCDVAILDDGLQYLPLKKQANIVVVRGEDPLGGGKFFPKGLLRDRPNVLKSADLIAINGKNLKEASCSLESFKTVPKIYFRQVFDKLLIVHGCFPDKGASLLEGVGAGVFCGLGSPESFVRTVEESGVKVLARYILPDHAAITMKELRFLSAKTALRKGEILLCTEKDFVKMPDLSGEKNLLPIGVICSRAVVGGNQEVLNDLLNKICRLCERRKR, from the coding sequence GTGACTCCGAAGAATGTAAGTAAAGATTTTCCTTCTTCCGTATTCATGATTTACCGTGCGTTAAGTTTGCGGTTGCTCAAGAGGAGGTCTTCGATATTTACTACGGTTCTTTCTTCAATATTTGCTTTCTGCTCCAGACTTCACAAACTTGTCTTCACGTTCAAAAGAAAAGTGACGGCAGGCATTCCTGTTGTCTCGGTAGGAAACATTGCTGTTGGAGGAACAGGAAAAACCCCGATAGTGGTCTATCTTTTAGAATTTTTTCATTCTAAAGGGTTGCAGTGCGCTGTTTTATCTAGGGGTTATAAAGGGAAGTTATCTTCTAGGTCGAAATCTGTGTTAGTGAATCCCTCACTACACACGGCTAAAGAGGTGGGAGATGAGCCCCTTATGTTATCGCAAAAGATTGCAAATGGCTTTGTAATCATAGGAAAGAATCGCCTGCTTTCGGTCAAAAAGGCAGAAGAATTGGGGTGCGATGTAGCTATCCTTGATGATGGGTTACAATATCTCCCTTTAAAGAAGCAGGCAAACATTGTTGTTGTTAGAGGAGAAGATCCTCTGGGAGGTGGAAAGTTTTTTCCAAAAGGGCTGCTAAGGGATCGTCCGAATGTTCTGAAGTCTGCGGATTTAATAGCCATTAATGGCAAGAATTTGAAAGAGGCTTCTTGTTCGCTAGAGAGTTTTAAAACCGTCCCTAAGATCTATTTCAGGCAAGTTTTTGATAAGCTTTTAATAGTGCACGGCTGTTTCCCTGATAAGGGGGCAAGTCTGTTAGAAGGCGTGGGTGCGGGAGTTTTTTGTGGCCTGGGTTCTCCGGAAAGCTTTGTTCGTACGGTAGAAGAGAGCGGAGTGAAGGTCTTGGCTAGATATATTCTTCCAGATCACGCTGCTATCACCATGAAAGAGTTGCGATTTTTATCAGCAAAGACAGCTTTACGTAAGGGTGAGATTTTACTTTGTACTGAAAAGGATTTCGTTAAGATGCCAGACCTTTCTGGAGAAAAAAATTTACTTCCGATAGGGGTGATTTGCTCGCGAGCTGTTGTTGGCGGGAATCAAGAAGTTTTAAACGACCTCCTTAATAAAATCTGTCGCTTATGCGAAAGGAGAAAAAGATGA
- a CDS encoding TrmH family RNA methyltransferase produces MEEILITSKNNVKIKQILGLRKKSRLRKEMGEFLIEGIREVEKAIAFGIVVKALFVDKNALTESDRSWLNKVGQGIEVVNCTPNVMEVIAYKDGGDKVIAIAKEKFLSKAEFFQRKKQKIPFYLLIEGVEKPGNFGAILRSADAVGVDGVVICDSPLDLYNPNVIRASLGTCFTVPIWRATSKEAFDVFRNMGCQIVVTTPAAEQSYLSYDYALPTVLVFGSEKDGVTSFWLEAPCFKAVIPMVGSVDSLNLAMSATLICYEVVRQRGL; encoded by the coding sequence ATGGAAGAGATTTTAATTACTTCTAAGAACAACGTCAAAATTAAACAAATCCTTGGGCTTCGAAAAAAAAGTCGTCTACGGAAGGAGATGGGAGAGTTTCTCATAGAGGGAATTCGAGAAGTTGAAAAAGCTATAGCTTTTGGAATAGTTGTTAAGGCTCTATTTGTTGATAAGAATGCCTTAACAGAAAGTGATCGCAGTTGGTTGAATAAAGTAGGGCAAGGTATTGAGGTGGTCAACTGCACGCCCAATGTTATGGAGGTTATAGCTTATAAAGATGGTGGGGACAAGGTTATAGCTATAGCGAAGGAAAAGTTTTTATCAAAGGCAGAATTTTTTCAAAGAAAGAAGCAGAAAATCCCTTTTTACCTTTTGATAGAGGGGGTAGAGAAGCCTGGTAATTTTGGAGCTATTCTTCGCTCGGCAGATGCTGTAGGTGTTGACGGTGTTGTGATTTGTGATTCACCTTTGGATTTATATAACCCTAATGTTATTAGAGCTTCTTTAGGGACTTGTTTTACTGTTCCTATATGGCGAGCGACTTCGAAAGAGGCTTTCGATGTGTTTCGAAATATGGGGTGTCAAATTGTAGTAACCACTCCCGCAGCAGAGCAGAGTTATCTTTCTTATGATTATGCTTTGCCGACGGTTTTAGTGTTTGGCTCAGAAAAGGATGGGGTAACGTCTTTTTGGTTAGAGGCTCCTTGCTTTAAGGCGGTCATTCCCATGGTAGGATCGGTGGATTCATTAAATTTAGCGATGTCTGCTACATTAATTTGTTACGAAGTTGTTCGTCAAAGAGGTTTGTAA
- a CDS encoding class I SAM-dependent methyltransferase, whose amino-acid sequence MGYCLLDSGEGKKLERFGSKVIVRPCPAAIWPKSKPSLWKGQVFAEFIRSGEQGIWNISQRGDPEWDFRVGGLNFELKCTPFGHLGFFPEHMGFWSLFSEAVVGKGDCRVLNLFAYTGAASLFFARHGASVRHVDASKAAVRWAERNYAKNCFAEKKIFWVIEDVFSFLKKEIRRGSVYDVIILDPPTYGRGTNKEIFRIDEHFFPLLRICNRLLSSRANLLLASSHTPGHTPALIERLVRSSVCREGHFFSGESFIGEGFDRVPSGCFAAWKRF is encoded by the coding sequence GTGGGATATTGCCTCTTAGATAGCGGAGAAGGTAAAAAGTTAGAAAGGTTTGGCTCTAAGGTGATTGTTCGCCCATGCCCTGCTGCAATTTGGCCAAAATCCAAACCATCTCTGTGGAAAGGGCAGGTGTTTGCTGAGTTTATTAGGAGCGGAGAACAAGGCATTTGGAACATTTCTCAAAGGGGGGATCCTGAATGGGATTTTCGGGTTGGAGGTCTTAATTTTGAGTTGAAGTGTACGCCGTTTGGTCATTTGGGATTTTTCCCCGAACATATGGGATTTTGGTCGTTGTTTTCTGAAGCGGTCGTAGGAAAGGGAGATTGTCGTGTGCTGAACTTATTCGCGTACACGGGAGCCGCATCGCTGTTTTTTGCTCGTCATGGAGCTTCTGTTAGACACGTAGACGCTTCTAAAGCCGCAGTTCGTTGGGCAGAGAGAAATTATGCGAAGAACTGCTTTGCAGAAAAAAAAATCTTCTGGGTTATAGAAGATGTTTTTTCCTTTTTAAAGAAGGAGATTCGTCGAGGTAGTGTTTACGATGTGATAATTTTGGATCCGCCGACATATGGAAGAGGTACGAACAAAGAGATTTTTCGGATAGACGAACATTTTTTTCCTCTCTTGAGGATCTGTAATCGGCTACTATCTTCGAGAGCAAATTTATTGTTAGCCTCTTCGCACACTCCAGGTCACACGCCTGCTCTAATAGAGAGGTTGGTGCGGAGTTCTGTCTGTAGGGAAGGGCATTTTTTCTCTGGAGAAAGTTTTATAGGAGAGGGGTTTGATAGAGTTCCCTCTGGGTGTTTTGCTGCATGGAAGAGATTTTAA